From the Streptomyces camelliae genome, one window contains:
- a CDS encoding multicopper oxidase family protein — protein MIQRRTVLKAGAALTGALGGAGLLVPAVAGSAHATDLDPTTIPQFAQAMPVPEVLQPVCDLGTTSYYDISVEEADAEILPGRTTRVYTFNGSFPGPVIKAVSGRRVVVRQTNQLSVPTSIHLHGAHVPQSSDGSPGDLIAPQGGSKIYTYPNEQPHANLWFHDHAHHQESETVYRGLTATYLLTDDVEQRLNLPSGRYDVPISLRDARFDDSGQLVYEMVDFKSRNVQLANGKAWPYFEVEARKYRFRLFNTSNMRFYTLQLSDGSSFQQIGTDGGLLEKPLDVTSVSLSPGERADIVIDFSRYTAGTKLILTNTGPIFPGNPVDQVGRILQFRVTGPATDTSVVPSALRTLPALGSATVNRSFVLSIDETGATGDMYINGKTYDMDRIDTEIEYGATEIWTVHNGDAYTPHNFHIHLVQFRVLERNGQPVTSGPEYGLKDTVALMPGDTVKLQATFTGYEGTYVYHCHVFDHAAMGMMGNFRVSRSTTSSSTLRRQGHRRR, from the coding sequence ATGATCCAGCGCAGAACCGTCCTGAAGGCGGGGGCGGCGCTGACCGGCGCCCTCGGTGGTGCGGGTCTGCTGGTGCCCGCCGTGGCCGGGTCCGCACATGCCACCGATCTGGACCCGACCACCATCCCGCAGTTCGCGCAGGCGATGCCGGTGCCCGAGGTGCTGCAGCCGGTGTGCGACCTGGGCACGACCAGCTACTACGACATCAGCGTCGAGGAAGCGGACGCGGAGATCCTGCCCGGGCGGACCACCCGGGTCTACACGTTCAACGGGAGCTTCCCGGGGCCCGTCATCAAGGCGGTCTCCGGCCGGCGCGTCGTGGTCCGGCAGACCAACCAGCTGAGCGTGCCCACCTCGATCCACCTGCACGGTGCCCACGTGCCGCAGAGCAGCGACGGCTCCCCGGGAGACCTCATCGCGCCGCAGGGCGGCTCGAAGATCTACACGTACCCCAACGAGCAGCCGCACGCGAACCTGTGGTTCCACGACCACGCCCACCACCAGGAGTCGGAGACCGTCTACCGCGGGCTGACCGCCACGTACCTGCTCACCGATGACGTGGAGCAGCGCCTGAATCTGCCCTCGGGCCGCTACGACGTGCCGATCTCGCTGCGGGACGCGCGCTTCGACGACAGCGGCCAACTCGTGTACGAGATGGTCGACTTCAAGAGCCGCAACGTACAGCTGGCCAACGGCAAGGCATGGCCGTACTTCGAGGTCGAGGCGCGCAAGTACCGTTTCCGGCTGTTCAACACGTCCAATATGCGGTTCTACACGCTGCAGTTGTCCGACGGTTCGTCCTTCCAGCAGATCGGGACCGACGGCGGGCTGCTGGAGAAGCCGCTCGACGTGACGTCGGTGTCCCTGTCGCCCGGTGAGCGCGCCGACATCGTCATCGACTTCTCCCGCTACACCGCCGGCACCAAGCTGATCCTCACCAACACCGGACCGATATTTCCCGGCAACCCCGTCGACCAGGTCGGCAGGATCCTGCAGTTCCGGGTGACCGGTCCGGCCACTGACACCAGTGTGGTGCCCTCGGCCCTGCGCACGCTGCCCGCGCTGGGCAGCGCCACGGTCAACCGCAGCTTCGTCCTGAGCATCGACGAGACCGGTGCGACCGGGGACATGTACATCAACGGCAAGACGTACGACATGGACCGGATCGACACCGAGATCGAGTACGGTGCCACGGAGATCTGGACCGTGCACAACGGCGATGCCTACACCCCGCACAACTTCCACATCCATCTGGTGCAGTTCCGCGTGCTGGAGCGCAACGGCCAGCCGGTGACGTCCGGGCCGGAGTACGGGCTCAAGGACACCGTTGCCCTGATGCCCGGGGACACGGTGAAACTGCAGGCGACGTTCACGGGCTACGAGGGCACGTATGTGTACCACTGCCACGTGTTCGACCATGCGGCGATGGGCATGATGGGCAACTTCCGTGTCTCCAGATCCACCACGAGCAGCAGCACCCTCCGGCGTCAGGGCCACCGCCGTCGGTGA